The segment GCGGCGGCCGCGTCCAGCTGCTCGACGTCGCCGGACACCCCGAAGGCACCCCAGACGCCGGCCAGCTGCGCCCGCCCGGTGGTCTCGTCACAGGCGATGCCGACCAGGTCCGCATCGATCTGCCGGAGGTTGACACCGGCCTCACGGGCGGCGGCGACGACCTCGGCGGCCCGGCCGGGCACCCGCGCGGTCAGCGTGTCGAAGTAGGTGCCGTGTGCGATCTCCACCCCGCCGGCCCGCAGGCCCTCGGCGAGGACCGCGGCGTAGCGGTGGGTCCGCCGGGCGATGGTCCGCAGGCCCTCGGGGCCGTGGTAGACCGCGTACATCCCGGCCATGACGGCGAGCAGCACCTGCGCGGTGCAGATGTTGCTGGTGGCCTTCTCCCGGCGGATGTGCTGCTCACGGGTCTGAAGCGCCAGGCGGTAGGCCTTGTTGCCGTCGGCGTCGACGGAGACGCCCACCAGACGGCCGGGGAGGCTGCGGGCGAACTGGTCACGGACGGCCATGAAGCCGGCGTGCGGCCCGCCGAAGCCCATCGGGACACCGAAGCGCTGGGTGGTGCCGACGGCGATGTCCGCACCGAGCTCACCGGGCGAGGTGAGCAGCGTCAGGGCGAGCAGATCGGCCGCGACGGTGACGATCGCACCCAGCTCGTGCGCCTGCTCGATGACGGCGCGGGGGTCCCGCACCGCGCCGGAGGCACCCGGGTACTGAAGCAGCACACCGAACACCCCGCGCTCGGCGATCTCGGCCGGAATGCCGTCGGACAGATCCGCGACCACGACCTCGACGCCGGTGGGCTCCGCACGGGTCTCGATCACGGCGATGGTCTGCGGCAGACAGTCGGCGTCGACCAGGAACACGCCCTGCTTGACCTTGCCGACCCGGCGGGAGAGCGCCATCGCCTCGGCGGCGGCGGTGCCCTCGTCCAGCAGTGAAGCACCGGAGGTGGGCAGTCCGGTCAGGTCGGCGACCATCGTCTGGAAGTTCAGCAGCGCCTCCAGGCGGCCCTGCGAGATCTCCGGCTGGTAGGGCGTGTACGCCGTGTACCAGGCCGGGTTCTCCATGACGTTGCGCAGGATCACCGGCGGGGTGAACGTGCCGTAGTAGCCGAGACCGATCATGGACGCCAGGACCTCGTTGCGCTCCGCCAGGTCCTTCAGCTCCTGGAGCACCTCGGCCTCGGTACGGGCCTGCGGCAGGCCGAGCGCCTCGGCGCTCTTGATCACATCGGGTACGGCGGTGGCGGTGAGCTCGTCCAGCGACCCGAATCCGATGTGCGCGAGCATCTTCGCCTGCGCCGCGTGATCGGGACCGATGTGCCGGCGCTCGAAGGGGGTGCCGCGTTCCAGCTCGGTCAAGGAGATGCGATTGGTGGTCATCTGCGGGGGCCTCCTGGTCGGTACGACCTACGAGGGGCACCACGGCACGGGTGCCCGGACGGCCTCCCCCTCTGTCATTCAACCTGAGAGCTTCACCGGCCCGCGCATGGCGGTCCGGCTTTCACCGTCGGTGAGGAGGGGTCCCGGCACTGTGGCTTCCGCGGCCCGCCCTGCTTTCCAGAGTGACCTCGTCCATGCGGTACGTGTGCCTGAGAGATTCCGGGGAGGATTTGCTCCTTCGGCGCCCTGGTCGCGAACGACAAGGACTCTCCCGCACGGGGTCTGCGGCCATTCGCCAGCCTACCAGCGTGGCTCTCGAAGGCTCCTTCGAGTGGCCGGGGCATGAAATGTGCCGTTTGGTAGTTGTCAGAGGGCAGTTGCGACCAATTGGAGGGGCCGTGCAAACCGATATCGATCCCCGAAGCCTGATCGGCCGCAAAGCGTTCGACCGCAATGGCGCGAAAATAGGGACCATCGACGAGGTCTACCTCGACGATGCGACGGGGGAACCGGAGTGGGCGGCCGTGCGCACCGGACTCTTCAGCCGGGATGCGTTCGTCCCCCTGGAGCCCAGCAAGATGGTCGGTGAGGGCCTGCACATCCCTTACGACCGCAAGCTGATCAAGGACGCACCGGACTTCGGCGTGGGCCGCCATCTCTCCCCTGAGCAGGAACTTCAGCTCTATCACCACTACCGACTGGATATTTCTTCCCCGACCGACCCGGTGTCCCCCGGCTCCGGCGACAAGAACTTCGGCAAGATCGCCGGCTCGGACGACTGACCGTCGGCCGGCGCCCCGCCCACCAGCGGCAGGGGCTCCCCCGGCCGCAGCGCCGGGTCCTCGACAGCAAAGGTCCGCACCCTCCCCGGTGCGGACCATGGCGTTTCGAAGCGGACGGTCACTCTCCCCACCCCGCTCCCCTGCACCCAGCCCGCGCCGAACTCGTCGTGGACCACGTCCAGCCCCGGATACCAGCGCCGCGGCCGCTCCTCCTCGGCCTCGTGCGGCTCCCGCTCCCCGTCGGCCTGCTCCACGGCCGCCGCGGTCGCGGCCTCCGCCGCCTCCCGCTCCGTCGCCAGCTGGGCGAACAGATCCTCCTGTGTGAAGTCCGCCAGCCCGCTGACACCCACACCCAGCAGCCGCACCCCGCCGGTGGTATCCACCGTCTCCAGCAGGCGCACAGCGGCCTCCCGTATCACCGCCGGGTCGTCGGTGGGCCCCCGGAGCGTCTCGGACCGGGTCAGCGTCGAGAAGTCGTAGTTACGCACCTTGATGACCACCGTGCGACCGGAACGCCCGGCCGCCCGCAGCCGCTGTACGCAGCGGTCCGCCAGCCGCAGCACCTCGCTCCGCACCCGCGTCCGGTCGGTCAGATCGACCTCGAAGGTGTCCTCGACGGAGATGGACTTCGCATCCCGCTCGGCCACCACGGGCCGGTCGTCCTGCCCCAGCGCCATCGCATACAGCCCCGCGCCGTGTGCCCTGCCCAGCAGCCGCACCAGCTCGGCCTCACCGGCCTCCGCGGTCTCCGCGACGGTGTGGATCCCGGCCCGGCGCAGCGTCTCGGCCGTCGCGGGACCCACCCCGGGCAGCGTCCGCACCGTCATCGGGCCCAGCAGCTCCCGTTCGGTGCCCGGCTCGATCACCACCAGCCCGTTCGGCTTGGCCGCCTCGGACGCGATCTTCGCCAGCATCTTGGCCCCGGCCAGCCCCACCGAGCCGGTCAGCCCCGTCGCGGAGCGGATGTCCCGCCGCAGCTTCTCCCCCACGGCCCGTACGGCCGCCGTCTCGGCCGGCACCCCGCCCGCCTCCAGGTCGACGAACGCCTCGTCCAGGCTCAGCGGCTCCACCAGCGGCGACAGCGCATGCAGCAGCTCCATCACTGCGTCACTCACTTGGCGGTAGAGCGTGAAGCGAGGACTGAGATAAGCGGCGTTGGGACACAGCCGACGCGCCTGGGCCGTCGGCATCGCGGAACGGACCCCGAAGACCCGGGCTTCGTACGACGCCGTGGAGACCACACCACGCACGCCGACACCGCCGACCACCACGGGCTTACCGCGCAGGCTCGGCTTGGCCGCCTGCTCGGCGGCCGCGAAGAACGCATCCATGTCCAGATGCAGAATCGTCGGGGCAGGTCTCACATCTCCGATGCTGCCCCATGCCACTGACAATCGGCCCGATGCCGGGCCGCGCGCTCCGCCGGGGCCTCAGCCGGCCCGGTTGCGGCGCCGTGCCAACTCGTCGTGCGGGTTCTTCCCGACCAGCGTCTCGCCGGTGTCCACGCGCTCCCCGTGGAGCTGTGACAGCGCGCCCTCCACGTCCCGCCACACCACGCCCACGGCGATCCCGAAGACGCCCTGGCCGCCCTGGAGCAGGTCCACGACCTGGTCGGGCGAGGTGCACTCGTAGACCGTCGCGCCATCGCTCATCAGCGTCATCCGCGTCAGATCCGCCAGCCCACGCGAGCGCAGATGCTGGACGGCGGTGCGGATGTTCTGCAACGACACCCCGGTGTCCAGCAGCCGCTTGACGATCTTCAGGACCACGACGTCCCGGAAGCTGTAGAGCCGCTGGGTGCCGGAGCCGTAGGCCGGCCGGATGCTCGGCTCCACCAGGCCCGTACGCGCCCAGTAGTCGAGCTGCCGGTAAGTGATGCCCGCTGCCGCACAGGCGGTCGGGCCGCGATAGCCGATGTTCTGCGCCTCGCAGTCCCCCGACACCGCCGCGGCCGGTGCCGGGGCAGGGTTCGCTGCTGCGCCCGAGTGGAGCGGCAACGCCCCTTCCGCCGCCATACCGTCGCCGGTGATTGCCACGCCGCCCTCCGTCCTCCACGTCCCGGACGGGACCTGCCACATCGACGGTATGCAGTCACTCGGGGTGCGTCAACGATCGCCGCGCTCGCCACGCCGAGTGATAATCACCCTACGAGTGGTTTCTCGTGACCCCGCACGGGGAAGGGCTGACTGTTTGGCCGGAAACAGGCGGTTCGCCTGGCCGGTATCACTGGCTGTTGGTCCCGAAGTCCTCGGGCGAGATCTGGTCGAGGAACTCGCGGAACTTCTCCACCTCGTCCTCCTGCTCGTCCGGGATGGCAATCCCCGCGTCGTCCAGCACACCGTCGGTACCGAAGATCGGCGTTCCGGTGCGCAGGGCCAGCGCTATCGCGTCCGACGGACGCGCACTGACCTCGACCCCGCTCGCGAAGACAAGTTCGGCATAGAAAACCCCCTCGCGCAGATCCGTGATGCGGACCTGCGTCAGCTCCTGGCCCACCGCTTCGAGCACGTCCTTGAAGAGGTCATGCGTCAGCGGCCTGGCAGGGACCATGCCCTGCTGGGCGAAGGCGATGGCGGTGGCCTCCCCTGGCCCGATCCAAATGGGCAAGTATCGGTCGCCTCCCACCTCCCGCAGGAGCACGATCGGTTGGCTGGAAGGCATTTCCACCCGGACACCCACGACGTCGAGCTCGTTCACACAGCAACCCTAGGACGTGCCCGGCCGGTTTGGGTAGTCGGGCACTCGTTTGCTCACTACAGCCGGACCCGCAGAGCGCTCTGCACCAAGGCCGCATGCAGCCGTACGGACAGCGTTGCCAGCTCCCTGGCGGTCGCTTCGGCATGCGCCCTGGTCTGCGGGTTACGGTGCCGCCGAAGGGGTGCAACGACCTGCTCGACCAGGCCCGCCTCACGCTCGGCCGCCGCCTTCACCGCACGCAGATGCCGCGGCTCCAGACCGAAACGGCCCAGGTCCGCGACAAGTTTGGCCACCGTGACGGCCTCGATGTCGTATCCGCCGTCGTCATGAGGGACGATGAGTCCGTACGACTCCCAGTCGGCGAGCGCCGCCTCGTCCACCTCCGCGGCGGCCAGCAGCTCGGCCCGGCCGATCCGGGCAGCCGTGGGGCGCTCCGTACCCGGGTCGTGGACGCCCTCGACCAGATCCCGGGAGGGTGCGGCCGGGGCCGGCAGCGGTACCTGCTCACCGCGCTCCAGGGCGTCCAGATGCTCCCGGATGACCTTCAGCGGCAGATAGTGGTCCCGCTGCATCCGCAGGACGGCGGCCAGCCGCTCGACATCCGCCTGCGTGAATTTGCGGTATCCGGAAGGCGTGCGCTTCGGCTCGACCAGCCCCTCGGCCTCCAGGAAGCGAATCTTGGAGATGGTGACCTCGGGAAACTCCCCGCGCAGCAGGGTGAGCACCGTACCGATGCTGACCGGCTTGCCGTCCGAGGAGGCGGCACCGGCAGAACCGGCGCCGCCTTTCGGTGTATCGCGCATATGCCTTCCCCGGCCGGTCAGATACCGGCGCCTCGCTGGCTCGCGTAGAAGACCAGGCGGAACTTGCCGATCTGGACCTCGTCGCCGGTGGCGAGGGCAACGGAGTCGATCCGCTCACGGTTGACGTAGGTGCCGTTCAGGCTGCCGACGTCGGCGACCGTGAAGAGACCGTCCGGGCCGCGACGGAATTCCACATGACGGCGCGAGACCGTCACATCGTCGAGGAAGATGTCGCCCTGCGGGTGCCGACCCGCCGTGGTCAGCTCGCTGTCCAGCAGGAAGCGGCTGCCCGCATTCGGCCCCCGGCGGACGACCAGCAGCGCCGACCCCAACGGGAGAGCATCCACGGCCGCCTGGGCCTCAGGGGACAGCGACGGCGCCAGATTCTGGCCCGTGGTCTCCGAGTCGTAGGCCTCCAGCCCCGAAATGGAGATGGTCGACGTCGTCTCCGACGCCCGCTCGGGCTGGACCCCTGCACGCAGCGGCGCACCACAGTTGGAGCAGAACCGGCTCGCCTCGGCGTTCTGGTTCCCACACCTCGTACAAACCGGCAAGGCCGACCCTCCACCCGTGTGTGCGGCTGATGGTTCCTGGGAACCTATGCGGCCGGCACCGGAGGGGTCAACAGAACCCGCGCCGTACCCCCCGGACGGACCGCTGACCTCATCACGGAAGAGCGGACGACCCTCGGCCGCACCGCTCTCGTCGGGCTGGCGCGGAGCGGCATGCCGCGCGGAGCCGCTGCCGCCCTCCTGGCGTGCGCTCTTGCCGAACAGCTTTCCAAACAACTTCACGGGCGATTCCCCTTGAACGAAATAGACCCGCCCGTGGGGCAGGACGAACCCTCGATGCACACACCGGCCCATCCGGACATCCTGTGAACGTCCGTGGCCTTCAAACAGTTTCCACCACACACCACACGCACGGTGCGTCGACCCCCCGCTACCTCATGCCCTTCCCGGGCACTCGACATACGTGCACGCCTCACTGAGATGACAACCGAGCGTAGTCAGGCCGCTTCGCCTCTCGCAAGGCGTTCACAATGATCTTCCTCTCACGGGTCACAGACACCTTGGCCTGCTCCTTTTCCAGCGTCTGGACCACTCCGCCGGGGATGTTCAGCGCCGGTTCCAAGTCCTCCGGCTTGCCGATGACCTTGAAGCGGAACGGCTGCATGACGCGCTTGCCATCGATCTGCACGCCACCCCGGACGTCCGAGAGATAGCTGTCCGCAACAACCCGGACATCGTTGACCTGGATGGCCTCCGCGCCGGCCGCCCGCAGCTCCTGGATGGTGTCCAGCAGCTTGTCCGCCTCGACGGAGTGCGTCGGGTCGTCGATGGTCAGGTTGATGCCGGGCCCTTGCGCCGCGACGGTCCCGGCCAGCACACCCAGCTGCTGTTCCTTCTCCACGGTCTGCTTACGGGCCTCCTCGGCCTGGTCCGAGCTGTTCGTCAGCTCGGTCTTCTGCCCTTCCAGGCGCCGCTGTTCGTCGGTCAACCGCTGGGAGCGGTTGTCCAGCTCGTCCAGAATGCGCACCAAGTCCTCCTGGCGCGCACCTCGCAGCGCACTGCTGTCACTTGTGGAACGTACCTGAATCGCCAGGCCGAGGCCGAGGATGAACAGGAGCAGCGCAACGATCAGTTGAGCCCGGGTCAGCCGCGGCGGCCACAGGCTCGCCACCAGCCGCTCCCGACCGGTCTTCGGGCGTTCCGCGCTCCCGTCGTCCTCGGCGACGACGTCCGGAGTCGAGGAGTCTGCCCCTTTGCCCTGCTTCTGTCCAGCACTGTCCGATTCTTGAGCTTCGGCTTCGTCACCGGACTCCGCCGGCTCGGGACCTTTCCGGCTCTCGGGCGGCATCGGCCGACGGCCGGCCGGCCCGTGGTCCTCATCCGGCTCCGGCCGCTCCGCCTTCTCCGCGGGCTCCGGCTTCTTCTCCGGTTCCGGCTTCTTGTCCTGCTCCGGGCTCTTCTCCGGCTCCGGCGTCTCGTCCTCGGTCATCCGCCTCACGCCCTGAAGACGTGCCGGCGGATCGCGGCCGCGTTGGAGAAGATCCGGATACCCAGCACCACGACGACGCCGGTGGAAAGTTGGGAACCGACACCCAACTTGTCGCCGAGGAAGACGATCAGCGCGGCGACGACGACGTTCGACAGGAAGGAGACCACGAAGACCTTGTCGTCGAAGATGCCGTCCAGCATGGCGCGCAGACCGCCGAACACGGCATCCAGCGCCGCGACGACAGCGATCGGCAAATAGGGCTCGACCACCGTCGGCACCACGGGTCGGACGACAAGTCCGACCACGACTCCCACGATGAGGCCCAATACGGCGATCACGATGTGCCCTTCCCTGTGTCGGCGCCGTCCGCCTTGGCGGCACCGGCCTGCGGCTTTGCGGTACGTACGATCAAGCTGGGCGCGGGCGGCAGCGTGACCTCGTTCTCAGCGGAAATCCTGGTGCGCACGCCGTAGTTCTCCTGAAGCACGTGCAGGTACTGACCATCGGCGCTGTCCTGGAACGCGGTGCTCAGCCGCTGCCCGTCCCCCACCGCCAGCACCGTATAAGGCGGCGCCAGTGGCTTGTTGTCGACCAGTATGGCGTCTCCCGCGGCTCTGATCGCCGAGAGTGAGGTAAGCCGCTGTCCATTGACGGAGATGGCCTCCGCACCGGATGCCCACAGGCCGTTGACGACGCGTTGCATATCTCTGTCGCGTACCCGCCCGGTGTCCGAAAAACCACTGCTCTCACGCGGACCGCCGCCGCTGGACGCCGCGCCCTTCGCATCGTCCACGACGAGCTTCACGCCGGGTCCGGTGACCTGCGTCGAGCCGGACAGCAGGGCCAGCAGCTCGGCCTTGTCGCCGCCGTGCTTCTTCAGCGCCTCGCGCTGCATACTGCTGACGTCGTCCCGGAGCGCGTCGACCCGCTTCTGCTGCCGGTCCGCCTCGCCGGTGCCCTTCTGGATGCGGTTGATCAGTTCCTCGCGCTCCTTGGCGAGCGTCGGTGCTGATATCCGCGCCTGCGCCGCCCCCACGGTCACCACGAGCGCGGCCAGCACCAAACCGGCCGCAAGTCCCAGCTTCGCCCGCAAGGTCCGCGGCAGTCCCCGCACCCCGGTCTCGGACTTCCGTGCGGCGGCCTCCGCGTATCCGTCGTCGAGACTGTGATCCATCACGTTGGTCAGCAGCGACATGGACGCATCGGGGCGCGCGGCCGGCGTGTTCGGGTTGCTCCGATCGGGGCGCTGCTGCGACATGCCGCACATCGTCGCACGTCGGCCGCGCGGTCTCCCAATGGCCCCACCGGCGTGCCGATGCACGGCCCGCCGGTGGGGCCCCGGTCAGCGTCCTGCGCTGTCCACTACGGCGGACCACTCGTCCAGCAGCTGCTGAGCGGAGGCGTCATCCGGCCCTTCCGCCCACAGGTGCGTGACCGCCTCAGCGGGGTCCGGCAGCACCAGGACCCAACGGCCGTCGGCCTCCACGATTCGTACGCCGTCGGTGGTGTCCACGTCCCGGTCGCCGGCGGCCTCGACGACATGCCGCATGACCAGGCCCTTGACCGCCCACGGGGTGGCCAGGTCGCGGCGCTGGACATGCGCGCGCGGGATCCGTGCGTCGATCTGGCTGAGCGTGAGCTGGGTACGGGCGACCAGGCCGATCAGCCGGACGAAGGCGGCCGCGCCGTCGAAGACGCTGCTGAACTCCGGAATGATGAAGCCGCCCATGCCGTCCCCGCCGAAGACCGTGCCGTCGGCGCGGCCCACCCGGGTCATGTCGTCGGGCGAGGTGGTCGTCCACTCCACCTGCGTCCCGTGATACGCCGCCACCTGCTCGGCGATCCGGGTGGTGGTCACCGGCAGCGCCACCCGGCCGGCCCGCCGCTCGGCGGCGACGAGATCCAGCATGACCAGCAGCGCGCGGTCGTCCTCGATGATCCGGCCGCGCTCGTCCACGAGGGAGAGCCGCTCACCGACGGGGTCGAAGCGCACCCCGAAGGCGGCCCGCGCCGAGGCCACGATCTCGCCGAGCCGGACAAGCCCGGCACGCCGGGCGTCGGCGGTCTCGGTCGGCCGGGATTCATGGAGCCCGGGGTTGATGGTCAGGGAGTCGACGCCGAGCCGCCCCAGAAGGCTGGGCAGGACCAGGCCCGCGCTGCCGTTGGAGGCGTCCACGACGACCTTCAGCCCGGACTCGCCGATGCCCGTGGTGTCCACGGCCCGCAGCAGCGACCCCGTATAGGAGTCGAAAACGCTGGCCGGGAAGATCAGATCACCGATCTCGCCGGGGAAGGCGCGACGGTACTCCTGGCGGGCGAAGACCCGGTCGAGCTTGCGCTGCTTGGCCTGCGAGAGGTCGGCGCCCCGCTCGTCGAAGAACATGATGTCCACGGAGTCCGGCACCCCGGGCGTCGTACGGATCATGATCCCGCCGGCGCTGCCCCGCGCGGTCTGCTGGCGGGCGACCGGCAGCGGCACATTCTCCAGGTCCCGTACGTCGATGGCGCTGGCCTGAAGCGCGGAGATCACGGCGCGTTTGAGCGCCCGGGCACCACGGGAGTGGTCGCGCGCGGTGGTGACCGTGGAGCCCTTCTTGAGGGTGGTGGCGTACGCGCCCGCGAGCCGCACCGCGAGTTCCGGGGTGATCTCGACGTTGAGGATCCCGGACACCCCGCGGGCGCCGAACAGATGCGCCTGGCCACGGGACTCCCAGATCACCGACGTATTGACGAACGCGCCGGCCTCGATGGTCTTGAACGGATAGACCCGCACATTCCCCTGGACGATCGACTCTTCACCGATCAGGCATTCATCACCGATGACGGCGCCGTCCTCGATCCGGGAGGCCCGCATGATGTCGGTGTTCTTGCCGATCACACAGCCGCGCAGATTGCTCTGCTGCCCGATGTAGACGTTGTCGTGCACCACGGCCCGGTGCAGGAACGCACCGCTCTTGACGACGACATTGGAGCCGACGACGGTGTGCTCCCGCAGCTCCACCCCGGCTTCAATCTTGGCGTAGTCGCCGATGTACAGCGGGCCGCGCAGCACCGCGTCGGAGTGGACCTCGGCGCCCTCAGCGACCCATACGCCCGGCGAGATCTCGAAACCGTCGATTTCCACATCGACCTTGCCCTCGAGCACATCGGCCTGGGCCTTCACATAGCTCTCGTGCGTACCGACGTCTTCCCAGTAGCCCTCGGCGATATAGCCGTAGATCGGCTTGCCTTCCTTCATGAGCTGCGGGAAGACATCCCCGGACCAGTCGACCGGCACATCGGGCTCGAAATAGTCGAAGACCTCCGGCTCCATGACGTAGATGCCGGTGTTGACGGTGTCCGAGAAGACCTGACCCCAGGTGGGCTTTTCCAGGAAGCGCTCGACCTTGCCGGCCTCGTCGACGATGGTGATACCGAACTCGAGCGGGTTGGGGACCCGCGTGAGGCAGACGGTGACCAGCGCGCCCTTTTCCTTGTGGAACCGGATCAGATCCGTGAGGTCGAAGTCGGTGAGGGCATCACCGGAGATGACGAGGAAGGCATCATCCTTGAGGGCTTCCTCGGCGTTCTTCACGCTGCCCGCGGTGCCCAGCGGCTTTTCCTCGTTGGCGTAGGTGAGCTCCATTCCGAGCTCTTCTCCGTCGCCGAAATAGTTCTTGACGAGAGAAGCAAGGAATTGCACGGTCACGACGGTCTCACTGAGACCATGCCGCTTCAGCAGCCTGAGCACATGCTCCATGATCGGCCGGTTGACGACCGGAAGCAGGGGCTTGGGCATGCTGGACGTCATGGGGCGAAGGCGTGTTCCTTCGCCGCCGGCCATCACAACGGCCTTCATGTCGGAAGCGTCCTCCTCTAAGAGACGACGGTCTTGCCGACTTCACTTGTCCAGCTCGC is part of the Streptomyces platensis genome and harbors:
- a CDS encoding mannose-1-phosphate guanyltransferase is translated as MKAVVMAGGEGTRLRPMTSSMPKPLLPVVNRPIMEHVLRLLKRHGLSETVVTVQFLASLVKNYFGDGEELGMELTYANEEKPLGTAGSVKNAEEALKDDAFLVISGDALTDFDLTDLIRFHKEKGALVTVCLTRVPNPLEFGITIVDEAGKVERFLEKPTWGQVFSDTVNTGIYVMEPEVFDYFEPDVPVDWSGDVFPQLMKEGKPIYGYIAEGYWEDVGTHESYVKAQADVLEGKVDVEIDGFEISPGVWVAEGAEVHSDAVLRGPLYIGDYAKIEAGVELREHTVVGSNVVVKSGAFLHRAVVHDNVYIGQQSNLRGCVIGKNTDIMRASRIEDGAVIGDECLIGEESIVQGNVRVYPFKTIEAGAFVNTSVIWESRGQAHLFGARGVSGILNVEITPELAVRLAGAYATTLKKGSTVTTARDHSRGARALKRAVISALQASAIDVRDLENVPLPVARQQTARGSAGGIMIRTTPGVPDSVDIMFFDERGADLSQAKQRKLDRVFARQEYRRAFPGEIGDLIFPASVFDSYTGSLLRAVDTTGIGESGLKVVVDASNGSAGLVLPSLLGRLGVDSLTINPGLHESRPTETADARRAGLVRLGEIVASARAAFGVRFDPVGERLSLVDERGRIIEDDRALLVMLDLVAAERRAGRVALPVTTTRIAEQVAAYHGTQVEWTTTSPDDMTRVGRADGTVFGGDGMGGFIIPEFSSVFDGAAAFVRLIGLVARTQLTLSQIDARIPRAHVQRRDLATPWAVKGLVMRHVVEAAGDRDVDTTDGVRIVEADGRWVLVLPDPAEAVTHLWAEGPDDASAQQLLDEWSAVVDSAGR
- a CDS encoding FHA domain-containing protein codes for the protein MGRCVHRGFVLPHGRVYFVQGESPVKLFGKLFGKSARQEGGSGSARHAAPRQPDESGAAEGRPLFRDEVSGPSGGYGAGSVDPSGAGRIGSQEPSAAHTGGGSALPVCTRCGNQNAEASRFCSNCGAPLRAGVQPERASETTSTISISGLEAYDSETTGQNLAPSLSPEAQAAVDALPLGSALLVVRRGPNAGSRFLLDSELTTAGRHPQGDIFLDDVTVSRRHVEFRRGPDGLFTVADVGSLNGTYVNRERIDSVALATGDEVQIGKFRLVFYASQRGAGI
- a CDS encoding bifunctional nuclease family protein — protein: MNELDVVGVRVEMPSSQPIVLLREVGGDRYLPIWIGPGEATAIAFAQQGMVPARPLTHDLFKDVLEAVGQELTQVRITDLREGVFYAELVFASGVEVSARPSDAIALALRTGTPIFGTDGVLDDAGIAIPDEQEDEVEKFREFLDQISPEDFGTNSQ
- a CDS encoding small basic family protein, with product MIAVLGLIVGVVVGLVVRPVVPTVVEPYLPIAVVAALDAVFGGLRAMLDGIFDDKVFVVSFLSNVVVAALIVFLGDKLGVGSQLSTGVVVVLGIRIFSNAAAIRRHVFRA
- a CDS encoding DUF881 domain-containing protein — its product is MCGMSQQRPDRSNPNTPAARPDASMSLLTNVMDHSLDDGYAEAAARKSETGVRGLPRTLRAKLGLAAGLVLAALVVTVGAAQARISAPTLAKEREELINRIQKGTGEADRQQKRVDALRDDVSSMQREALKKHGGDKAELLALLSGSTQVTGPGVKLVVDDAKGAASSGGGPRESSGFSDTGRVRDRDMQRVVNGLWASGAEAISVNGQRLTSLSAIRAAGDAILVDNKPLAPPYTVLAVGDGQRLSTAFQDSADGQYLHVLQENYGVRTRISAENEVTLPPAPSLIVRTAKPQAGAAKADGADTGKGTS
- a CDS encoding DNA polymerase IV, giving the protein MRPAPTILHLDMDAFFAAAEQAAKPSLRGKPVVVGGVGVRGVVSTASYEARVFGVRSAMPTAQARRLCPNAAYLSPRFTLYRQVSDAVMELLHALSPLVEPLSLDEAFVDLEAGGVPAETAAVRAVGEKLRRDIRSATGLTGSVGLAGAKMLAKIASEAAKPNGLVVIEPGTERELLGPMTVRTLPGVGPATAETLRRAGIHTVAETAEAGEAELVRLLGRAHGAGLYAMALGQDDRPVVAERDAKSISVEDTFEVDLTDRTRVRSEVLRLADRCVQRLRAAGRSGRTVVIKVRNYDFSTLTRSETLRGPTDDPAVIREAAVRLLETVDTTGGVRLLGVGVSGLADFTQEDLFAQLATEREAAEAATAAAVEQADGEREPHEAEEERPRRWYPGLDVVHDEFGAGWVQGSGVGRVTVRFETPWSAPGRVRTFAVEDPALRPGEPLPLVGGAPADGQSSEPAILPKFLSPEPGDTGSVGEEISSR
- a CDS encoding MerR family transcriptional regulator: MAITGDGMAAEGALPLHSGAAANPAPAPAAAVSGDCEAQNIGYRGPTACAAAGITYRQLDYWARTGLVEPSIRPAYGSGTQRLYSFRDVVVLKIVKRLLDTGVSLQNIRTAVQHLRSRGLADLTRMTLMSDGATVYECTSPDQVVDLLQGGQGVFGIAVGVVWRDVEGALSQLHGERVDTGETLVGKNPHDELARRRNRAG
- a CDS encoding PRC-barrel domain-containing protein, which codes for MQTDIDPRSLIGRKAFDRNGAKIGTIDEVYLDDATGEPEWAAVRTGLFSRDAFVPLEPSKMVGEGLHIPYDRKLIKDAPDFGVGRHLSPEQELQLYHHYRLDISSPTDPVSPGSGDKNFGKIAGSDD
- a CDS encoding DUF881 domain-containing protein, with the protein product MTEDETPEPEKSPEQDKKPEPEKKPEPAEKAERPEPDEDHGPAGRRPMPPESRKGPEPAESGDEAEAQESDSAGQKQGKGADSSTPDVVAEDDGSAERPKTGRERLVASLWPPRLTRAQLIVALLLFILGLGLAIQVRSTSDSSALRGARQEDLVRILDELDNRSQRLTDEQRRLEGQKTELTNSSDQAEEARKQTVEKEQQLGVLAGTVAAQGPGINLTIDDPTHSVEADKLLDTIQELRAAGAEAIQVNDVRVVADSYLSDVRGGVQIDGKRVMQPFRFKVIGKPEDLEPALNIPGGVVQTLEKEQAKVSVTRERKIIVNALREAKRPDYARLSSQ
- a CDS encoding MerR family transcriptional regulator, which codes for MRDTPKGGAGSAGAASSDGKPVSIGTVLTLLRGEFPEVTISKIRFLEAEGLVEPKRTPSGYRKFTQADVERLAAVLRMQRDHYLPLKVIREHLDALERGEQVPLPAPAAPSRDLVEGVHDPGTERPTAARIGRAELLAAAEVDEAALADWESYGLIVPHDDGGYDIEAVTVAKLVADLGRFGLEPRHLRAVKAAAEREAGLVEQVVAPLRRHRNPQTRAHAEATARELATLSVRLHAALVQSALRVRL